The Alteripontixanthobacter sp. genome has a window encoding:
- a CDS encoding Zn-dependent alcohol dehydrogenase, giving the protein MKAAILEAAGQPLRIGDVEIADPAPHEVLIDTKACGLCHSDLHFIDGAYPHAMPAIPGHEAAGVVAAVGSEVKTVKPGDHVVSCLSAFCGHCEFCVTGRMALCLGGDTRRSGDQPPRLTRSGGDGGRETVNQMLNLSAFAERMLIHEHACVAIDKDMPLDRAALLGCAVTTGAGAIFNACKIVPGETVAVVGCGGVGLATINAAKIAGAGAVIALDPIAEKRELAKVLGATEALDPTDEATVPAIIKATGGGVHHAIEAVGRQASADTAVKLLRRGGTATILGMMPLDCKVGLGAMDLLGGKKLQGAIMGMNHFPVDLPRLVDFYLRGLLDLDTIIAERISLDQINEGFDKMRGGHSARSVIVFD; this is encoded by the coding sequence ATGAAAGCTGCCATACTCGAAGCCGCTGGACAGCCCCTCCGGATCGGCGATGTCGAAATCGCCGATCCGGCCCCGCATGAGGTGCTGATCGACACCAAGGCCTGCGGACTGTGCCACAGCGACCTGCATTTCATCGACGGGGCCTATCCCCACGCCATGCCCGCCATTCCGGGGCACGAGGCGGCGGGGGTAGTCGCGGCGGTTGGCAGCGAAGTGAAGACCGTGAAGCCGGGCGATCACGTAGTCTCCTGCCTCAGCGCGTTTTGCGGCCACTGCGAGTTTTGCGTGACCGGGCGGATGGCGCTGTGCCTTGGCGGGGATACTCGGCGCAGCGGCGATCAGCCCCCCCGGCTGACACGTTCAGGAGGCGATGGAGGCCGCGAAACGGTCAACCAGATGCTCAACCTGTCGGCCTTTGCCGAACGGATGCTGATCCACGAACATGCTTGCGTCGCGATCGACAAGGATATGCCGCTCGACCGGGCGGCGCTGCTCGGCTGCGCGGTCACGACCGGTGCGGGAGCTATCTTCAACGCCTGCAAAATCGTCCCGGGTGAAACCGTTGCGGTGGTCGGCTGCGGCGGGGTCGGCCTGGCGACGATCAATGCGGCGAAGATTGCCGGGGCCGGTGCGGTCATCGCGCTCGATCCGATCGCGGAAAAACGCGAGCTGGCCAAAGTGCTTGGCGCGACCGAGGCGCTCGACCCGACCGACGAGGCAACCGTGCCTGCCATTATCAAGGCAACCGGCGGGGGCGTGCATCACGCCATTGAAGCGGTCGGGCGGCAAGCCAGCGCGGACACTGCGGTCAAGCTGCTTCGCCGCGGCGGGACAGCGACGATCCTCGGCATGATGCCGCTGGATTGCAAGGTCGGGCTGGGCGCGATGGATCTGCTCGGCGGCAAGAAGCTGCAAGGCGCGATCATGGGGATGAATCACTTCCCGGTAGATCTGCCGCGGCTGGTGGATTTCTACCTGCGAGGGCTGCTCGATCTCGATACAATCATTGCCGAACGGATTTCGCTCGATCAGATCAACGAAGGCTTTGACAAGATGCGCGGTGGGCATTCGGCGCGCAGCGTGATCGTGTTCGACTAG
- a CDS encoding MFS transporter encodes MSERPAVPHPLPMRLKAIHGFGAVAFGVKDSGFSFFLLPFYNQALGMDAGLVSLALGLALLVDAVVDPLIGNLSDRTWSRWGRRLPWLYIAAVPLALMWVLLWSPPGSEAPSFWGLFGIAVGVRILLSACEVPSVSLVPELTQDYDERTTLFRYRYLSGWCGGILMMILAYTVFVPGSQGVLNADGYAAFGIFGAVLMVASVIGSAAGQHHLVAHYPDQKPGPFSFSGAFSEIREAFSEKAFLIFAAGGLAAYVSQGMTFSMTNYVMIFVWMLDGAALSLYPVTLFLSVVLMFFIVGPMHRKLGKPRSAAYAALIALVLFLVPYVLFLLGLWPQVGTLTSTLCLYVLLLFGNTFAVVVMISASSMIAEIVEAFQERTGRRAEGSFYSGNWLVQKCATGLGIFLTGGVISASGLSSDASPGAVPMDVLSTLILLYGGITIVLTLIAAFWLIRFPINRADHEARVAVMSAGDDATEPQVEVPHHPPR; translated from the coding sequence ATGAGCGAACGTCCTGCTGTTCCGCACCCGCTGCCCATGCGGTTGAAAGCGATTCACGGCTTTGGCGCGGTGGCGTTCGGGGTGAAGGATAGCGGCTTCAGCTTCTTCCTGCTGCCATTCTACAACCAGGCACTGGGCATGGATGCCGGGCTGGTCAGCCTGGCGCTGGGCCTTGCGCTATTGGTCGATGCGGTGGTCGATCCGCTGATCGGCAATTTGTCCGATCGCACGTGGTCGCGCTGGGGGCGGCGGCTGCCATGGCTGTATATTGCAGCGGTGCCGCTGGCGTTGATGTGGGTGCTGCTGTGGTCCCCGCCCGGCAGCGAAGCGCCCAGCTTCTGGGGATTGTTCGGGATTGCGGTGGGCGTGCGCATCCTGCTGTCCGCTTGCGAGGTTCCCTCGGTCAGCCTGGTCCCGGAACTGACGCAGGATTACGACGAGCGCACCACGCTGTTTCGCTATCGCTATCTGTCCGGCTGGTGCGGCGGGATCCTGATGATGATCCTTGCCTACACCGTGTTCGTGCCCGGATCGCAGGGCGTGCTCAATGCAGATGGTTACGCCGCGTTCGGAATATTCGGCGCGGTGCTGATGGTCGCATCGGTGATCGGATCGGCGGCCGGCCAGCATCATTTGGTGGCGCATTATCCGGACCAAAAGCCCGGCCCGTTCAGCTTCTCTGGCGCATTTTCCGAGATACGAGAGGCATTTTCGGAAAAGGCCTTTCTGATCTTCGCTGCGGGCGGACTGGCAGCTTATGTCAGCCAGGGCATGACGTTCTCGATGACGAACTACGTTATGATCTTCGTCTGGATGCTCGATGGGGCGGCGCTGTCCCTCTATCCCGTAACGCTGTTTCTTTCGGTCGTGCTGATGTTCTTCATCGTCGGCCCGATGCACCGTAAGCTCGGCAAGCCGCGCAGCGCGGCTTATGCGGCGTTGATCGCCCTGGTGCTCTTCCTGGTGCCATATGTGCTGTTCCTGCTGGGCCTGTGGCCGCAAGTGGGCACGCTAACCTCGACGCTATGTCTTTATGTCCTGTTGTTGTTCGGCAATACGTTCGCCGTGGTCGTGATGATTTCGGCCTCTTCGATGATTGCCGAGATCGTCGAGGCGTTTCAGGAGCGGACCGGCAGGCGAGCGGAAGGATCGTTCTATTCGGGCAATTGGCTGGTGCAGAAATGCGCGACCGGGCTGGGCATTTTCCTCACCGGCGGGGTGATCTCCGCTTCCGGCCTTTCGAGCGACGCCTCACCCGGGGCGGTGCCGATGGATGTCCTCTCCACGCTGATCCTGCTTTATGGCGGTATCACCATCGTCCTGACATTGATTGCCGCCTTCTGGCTTATCCGGTTCCCGATAAACCGGGCCGATCATGAAGCCCGGGTGGCTGTGATGAGCGCGGGCGATGACGCTACGGAACCGCAGGTCGAAGTGCCTCACCACCCGCCCCGATAG
- a CDS encoding acyl-CoA dehydrogenase family protein: MDFELTDRQQHWRDRVRDFIQKNVRPRMDDYKAEDASGDRWKVLETVQQEKAKAKAQGIWNLFMPPRGALVHVDETFEFEGPGLTNLEYALCAEEMGRVGWASEVFNCSAPDTGNMEVFHRYGTRAQKDEWLTPLMNGEIRSAFLMTEPRVASSDATNIETRIERDGDEYVINGRKWWSSGLGDPRCKVAIVMGKTDTGADRHRQQSMVIVPMDAPGVNILRHLPVFGYDDAPHGHMEVDLVDVRVPVDNILLGEGRGFEIAQGRLGPGRIHHCMRTIGVAEEALEKMCKRLQQREAFGKPIYKHSVWEERVARARIDIEMTRLLCLKAADMMDKVGNKSAKQEIAMIKVQAPNMALSIIDDAIQAHGGGGVSEDYGLASAYAHQRTLRLADGPDEVHARSIARMEFSRHAPDPNEDPAQLGTGIAAGSGAGSAAATAGAR, translated from the coding sequence ATGGATTTCGAACTGACAGACCGGCAGCAGCATTGGCGTGACCGGGTGCGCGATTTCATCCAGAAAAACGTCCGCCCCCGCATGGACGACTACAAGGCCGAAGACGCCAGCGGCGATCGCTGGAAGGTCCTCGAAACCGTGCAGCAGGAAAAGGCCAAGGCCAAGGCGCAGGGGATCTGGAACCTGTTCATGCCGCCGCGCGGCGCGCTGGTTCACGTGGACGAAACCTTCGAATTCGAAGGGCCGGGCCTGACCAATCTGGAATATGCATTGTGCGCCGAAGAAATGGGCCGTGTCGGCTGGGCCAGCGAAGTGTTCAACTGCTCCGCCCCCGATACCGGGAATATGGAAGTGTTCCACCGTTACGGCACGCGCGCGCAAAAGGATGAGTGGCTGACCCCGCTGATGAACGGCGAGATTCGCAGCGCCTTCCTGATGACCGAACCGCGCGTTGCATCGTCCGATGCGACCAATATCGAAACCCGGATCGAGCGTGACGGCGACGAATATGTCATCAATGGCCGCAAATGGTGGTCTTCCGGCCTCGGCGATCCGCGCTGCAAGGTCGCCATCGTGATGGGCAAGACCGATACCGGCGCCGACCGTCATCGCCAGCAAAGCATGGTCATCGTGCCGATGGATGCGCCGGGCGTGAACATTCTGCGCCATCTGCCCGTCTTCGGCTACGACGATGCCCCGCACGGCCATATGGAAGTCGATCTGGTCGACGTGCGCGTGCCGGTGGACAATATCCTGCTGGGCGAAGGCCGCGGTTTCGAAATCGCGCAGGGCCGCCTCGGCCCGGGCCGCATCCATCACTGCATGCGCACGATCGGCGTCGCCGAGGAAGCGCTGGAGAAGATGTGCAAGCGCCTCCAGCAGCGCGAAGCGTTCGGCAAGCCGATCTACAAGCATTCGGTCTGGGAAGAACGCGTGGCCCGCGCCCGCATTGATATCGAGATGACGCGCCTGCTGTGTCTCAAAGCGGCCGACATGATGGACAAGGTCGGCAACAAGTCGGCCAAGCAGGAAATCGCCATGATCAAGGTGCAGGCCCCCAACATGGCGCTGAGCATCATCGACGATGCGATCCAGGCCCATGGCGGCGGCGGTGTATCGGAGGATTACGGCCTCGCCAGCGCCTATGCCCACCAGCGCACCCTGCGCCTGGCGGACGGTCCGGACGAGGTCCATGCACGTTCCATCGCGCGTATGGAGTTCTCCCGCCATGCCCCCGATCCGAACGAGGATCCGGCGCAGCTGGGCACCGGCATTGCGGCCGGCAGCGGCGCAGGAAGCGCGGCAGCAACGGCTGGAGCGCGGTAA